A region of Streptomyces paludis DNA encodes the following proteins:
- a CDS encoding DUF317 domain-containing protein yields MNVAPAGPGFSTTIEALRLREWQLGPGQPKLVTDQFSADDFHLIVDDRADVHVSSKDGRFYLGWFPSGRPGTDGEGWTIAVTGTAKVPGYRLSFDTETPADIVAAAVARVLETSRAL; encoded by the coding sequence GTGAACGTAGCTCCCGCCGGCCCTGGATTCTCCACCACCATCGAAGCCCTGCGGCTGCGCGAGTGGCAGCTCGGACCCGGGCAGCCCAAGCTTGTGACTGACCAGTTCTCCGCGGATGACTTCCATCTGATCGTGGACGACCGCGCGGACGTCCATGTCAGTTCGAAGGACGGCCGCTTCTACCTCGGTTGGTTTCCGAGTGGCCGTCCCGGTACCGACGGCGAGGGATGGACGATCGCCGTCACCGGCACGGCCAAGGTGCCCGGCTACCGTCTGTCCTTTGACACCGAGACGCCGGCCGACATCGTCGCCGCCGCCGTGGCACGCGTGCTGGAGACCTCACGTGCCCTATGA
- a CDS encoding DUF317 domain-containing protein, with protein sequence MEAPLYPDFPFDPSTPRGGQPAFWVGPRYLAGDDERLYDAVADTLAGLGWTSLTIVRGRHVQDEAPEDRQVLRSTVLHISPDTLRWAQWSLADEPFHLGKLPIAWQISARAETSSPLAQWSAYFTRDVPGEAVADFLVALDARDQGAVPLAGSELVLDAVAAHGWFRDIDRPQAATDPTFTSHISLGEVPPLIQDTDPRVLAAAEERPDGWQAWAEPAQGAPCLWAASFAASVPHDLVAVFAASLSSTAPVLRRVLPEATQERLLRAPAV encoded by the coding sequence ATGGAGGCGCCCCTGTATCCCGACTTCCCGTTCGACCCGTCCACCCCGCGTGGCGGCCAGCCCGCGTTCTGGGTCGGTCCCCGGTATCTGGCCGGTGATGATGAGCGCCTCTACGACGCCGTCGCCGACACGCTTGCCGGCCTGGGCTGGACGAGCCTGACGATCGTCCGTGGCCGGCACGTGCAGGACGAGGCGCCGGAGGACCGCCAGGTCCTGCGGAGCACCGTCCTGCACATCAGTCCCGACACGCTGCGCTGGGCCCAGTGGAGTCTGGCGGACGAACCGTTCCACCTGGGAAAGCTGCCGATCGCCTGGCAGATCTCCGCCCGCGCCGAGACGAGCAGCCCGCTCGCTCAATGGTCGGCCTACTTCACCCGCGACGTCCCCGGCGAGGCGGTGGCCGACTTCCTGGTCGCGCTCGACGCCCGCGATCAGGGAGCCGTGCCGCTCGCCGGATCCGAGCTGGTTCTCGACGCTGTTGCCGCACACGGATGGTTCCGCGACATTGACCGGCCTCAGGCAGCAACGGACCCGACGTTCACCTCGCACATCAGCCTCGGCGAGGTGCCGCCCCTCATCCAGGACACCGACCCGCGCGTCCTGGCGGCCGCTGAGGAGAGACCGGACGGATGGCAGGCGTGGGCCGAGCCCGCGCAGGGCGCACCGTGCCTGTGGGCGGCCTCCTTCGCCGCCAGCGTCCCGCACGATCTCGTTGCCGTCTTCGCCGCCTCTCTCAGCTCGACCGCACCGGTCCTGCGCCGGGTGCTGCCCGAGGCCACCCAGGAGCGCCTCCTGCGCGCGCCCGCCGTCTGA
- a CDS encoding relaxase/mobilization nuclease domain-containing protein, producing MMPSVNESGSRTIGLLAYLYGPGRYEEHTDPHLVASFDGMSPDPGRDPNVTLADLQQLLDQPVMALDKHARPAKHVWHTSVRADPGDRILSDEEWADIARRIVAATGIDPGDGQPGCRWAAVRHADDHIHIVATLVTEDGHRPDDFRSGARAQAEARLIERELGLHEVAPGDGTAAQRPTSAERHKAERQGRERTAREELRETVRRAVTGAMSDEEFFGRLAAAGLLIRKRAAPSGDLLGYKVALPDDLNKDGEPVFYPGARLAPDLSLPRIRERWSADAQDNPAPQQHETVRTGPGGPAAARLATASAVWQAVLVVEHGRDADVAAHIAATGEILDALAKTSAAHTRRELRDAATAFERASRSHVRAVRGHDRALRQAARDLVHGGPALGRGQDGATTAMAIDMLFFLITAAAHWHNRKGHAQQAEAATRAAEHLRTAYQKAAAQPLGVLYQQGRRLSRPILQRQTTLLHEALPELAGQILAEPGWYALAATIAEAEAAGHDPAALLSDAAQRRELDTAGSVSDVLVWRIRRTANLPAHASNVTEPNTSKNRTAPRRTTTRPSAPGKRRNGEEQSRRTR from the coding sequence ATGATGCCCAGTGTCAATGAGTCGGGCTCCCGGACCATCGGACTCCTCGCCTACCTCTACGGTCCGGGCAGGTACGAGGAACACACCGACCCCCATCTCGTCGCCTCCTTCGACGGTATGTCCCCCGACCCCGGCCGCGACCCGAACGTCACCCTCGCCGACCTCCAGCAGCTCTTGGACCAACCCGTGATGGCCCTCGACAAGCACGCCCGCCCGGCCAAGCACGTATGGCACACCTCCGTACGCGCCGACCCGGGCGACCGGATCCTGTCCGACGAGGAGTGGGCCGACATCGCCCGCCGTATCGTCGCCGCCACCGGCATCGACCCCGGCGACGGACAGCCCGGCTGCCGCTGGGCCGCCGTACGTCACGCCGACGACCACATCCACATCGTCGCCACCCTCGTGACCGAGGACGGCCACCGCCCCGACGACTTCCGCTCCGGCGCCCGGGCCCAGGCGGAAGCCCGGCTCATCGAGAGGGAACTCGGCCTCCATGAGGTCGCGCCCGGCGACGGCACCGCCGCGCAGCGGCCCACCAGCGCCGAACGCCACAAGGCCGAACGGCAGGGCCGCGAGCGCACCGCCCGCGAAGAACTGCGTGAAACCGTACGGCGCGCGGTGACCGGCGCAATGAGCGATGAGGAGTTCTTCGGCCGGCTCGCCGCCGCCGGCCTCCTGATCCGCAAGCGTGCCGCGCCCTCCGGCGACCTCCTCGGATACAAGGTCGCCCTGCCCGACGACCTGAACAAGGACGGCGAGCCGGTGTTCTACCCCGGCGCGCGCCTCGCCCCCGACCTCTCGCTCCCCCGTATCCGGGAGCGCTGGTCCGCCGATGCCCAGGACAACCCGGCTCCCCAGCAACACGAAACAGTCCGTACGGGCCCAGGAGGTCCGGCCGCCGCCCGCCTCGCAACGGCATCGGCCGTGTGGCAGGCCGTGCTCGTCGTCGAGCACGGCCGGGACGCGGACGTCGCCGCCCATATCGCTGCGACCGGCGAAATCCTGGATGCCCTCGCGAAGACGTCCGCCGCCCACACACGCCGCGAACTGCGCGACGCCGCAACAGCCTTCGAGCGGGCCTCGCGCTCCCACGTCCGCGCCGTACGCGGCCACGACCGAGCACTACGGCAGGCCGCCCGCGACCTGGTCCACGGCGGCCCCGCCCTCGGCCGCGGGCAGGACGGCGCCACCACCGCGATGGCGATCGACATGCTGTTCTTCCTCATCACCGCCGCCGCGCACTGGCACAACAGAAAGGGCCACGCCCAGCAGGCCGAAGCCGCCACCCGGGCCGCCGAGCACCTGCGCACCGCCTACCAAAAAGCCGCCGCCCAGCCCCTCGGCGTGCTCTACCAACAAGGCCGGCGTCTGAGCCGGCCAATACTCCAGCGGCAGACCACACTGCTGCACGAAGCGCTACCGGAGCTGGCCGGACAGATCCTCGCTGAGCCAGGCTGGTATGCCTTGGCCGCGACCATCGCGGAGGCCGAAGCCGCCGGCCACGACCCCGCTGCCCTCTTGTCCGACGCCGCGCAGCGCCGCGAACTCGACACCGCGGGCTCCGTCAGCGACGTACTCGTGTGGCGGATACGGCGGACAGCCAACTTGCCCGCCCACGCCTCCAACGTAACCGAGCCCAACACCTCAAAGAACCGGACCGCACCACGCAGAACGACGACCAGGCCCTCCGCGCCCGGCAAGCGGCGCAACGGCGAGGAGCAATCGCGTAGGACCCGGTGA
- a CDS encoding WhiB family transcriptional regulator has protein sequence MRHITTHDAPSTGLRGIGDTSWHTRGTCHGMDVEDADAVFFPLPRDHEAIAEAKELCGWCPVRRDCLDFALENVLKEGIWGGLTEAERRPLHNGLAQRLDYRRVTAFFQGRDVHLTETERQVVIDHAYVRGWRPGRLAAALQISHKHARDLLRQTANKVFDRDRTYGVPRPKKKRKKPTPATGSPTPATPGTQQPPTHPAASSPAHAPLGKAA, from the coding sequence TTGCGCCACATCACCACCCATGACGCGCCGTCCACCGGCCTGCGCGGCATCGGCGACACCAGCTGGCATACCCGCGGAACGTGCCACGGCATGGATGTCGAGGACGCCGACGCGGTGTTCTTCCCGCTCCCCCGGGACCACGAAGCCATCGCCGAGGCGAAGGAACTGTGCGGCTGGTGCCCTGTACGCCGCGACTGCCTCGACTTCGCCCTGGAGAACGTCCTCAAGGAGGGCATCTGGGGCGGCCTCACCGAAGCCGAGCGGCGCCCCTTGCACAACGGACTGGCCCAGCGCCTCGACTACCGGCGCGTAACGGCCTTCTTCCAGGGACGCGACGTCCACCTGACCGAGACCGAGCGGCAGGTCGTCATCGACCACGCCTACGTGCGCGGCTGGCGGCCCGGCCGACTCGCCGCCGCCCTCCAGATCAGCCACAAGCACGCCCGTGACCTCCTCCGGCAGACCGCGAACAAAGTCTTCGACCGCGACCGCACCTACGGCGTACCACGCCCCAAGAAGAAGCGGAAGAAGCCCACCCCGGCAACAGGCAGCCCCACCCCCGCCACGCCCGGCACCCAGCAGCCGCCCACCCACCCGGCAGCATCGTCCCCGGCGCACGCCCCTCTCGGAAAGGCCGCATGA
- a CDS encoding zinc finger domain-containing protein: MDRRETAALLAYIGRLDPRTIRTDPGEARDQLAQWHELLSNEDDDVPMATTHGWDARVVARRHIRTSPYQILPADVVRPWVSYRRDRLARHSDPTPPVDPDDQVAWTAALVSTRRAVAAGTAQPEQARAITTGRDGVDPKLKARLREIGSCIPPAARASLAPYRPARAAREAALAQGLPDALSVRCEWCLAQPGEPCRRRRIGPDDGARGTTPRATPHPGRLDLAAAQQGQQTEQAQQTAVA; the protein is encoded by the coding sequence GTGGACCGCCGCGAAACCGCCGCCCTGCTGGCCTACATCGGCCGACTGGATCCCCGCACCATCCGCACCGACCCGGGCGAGGCCCGCGACCAGCTCGCCCAGTGGCACGAGCTGCTCAGCAACGAGGACGACGACGTGCCGATGGCCACCACGCACGGCTGGGACGCCCGCGTTGTCGCCCGCCGGCACATCCGCACCTCGCCCTACCAGATCCTGCCCGCGGACGTCGTCCGTCCCTGGGTGAGCTACCGGCGCGACCGGCTGGCCCGGCACTCCGACCCCACACCCCCTGTCGACCCGGACGACCAGGTCGCCTGGACCGCCGCGCTGGTCAGTACCCGTCGGGCCGTCGCCGCCGGCACCGCACAGCCCGAGCAGGCCCGGGCGATCACCACCGGTCGCGACGGTGTCGACCCGAAGCTGAAGGCGCGACTGCGGGAGATCGGCTCCTGCATACCGCCCGCCGCCCGCGCCTCCCTCGCCCCCTATCGGCCGGCCCGAGCCGCTCGCGAGGCCGCCCTCGCGCAGGGGCTGCCCGACGCTCTGAGCGTCCGGTGCGAGTGGTGCCTGGCCCAGCCCGGCGAGCCGTGTCGTCGCCGCCGGATCGGACCCGACGACGGAGCACGCGGAACCACCCCGCGCGCCACGCCGCACCCAGGCCGCCTCGATCTCGCCGCGGCCCAGCAGGGTCAGCAGACCGAGCAGGCCCAGCAGACCGCCGTGGCCTGA
- a CDS encoding helix-turn-helix domain-containing protein: MSGEAREWVWEHSSSRGTARLVLLSIADRVADEQCVSWASLSSLATRTRASVSTVREAIDRLVHAGELERLDDLTGPQRSAVYRLPLAAQAAAEIAQEEHANPASQEVTGGAPMLRVSALRRYGIRPREVPQSSVRVRKPAVPESGRSRRKPAPRRTGFRHSDVSETGTQNRSEPELNRRYSSGGVVLPAAEWQLDDATHTWARQQGHLDRLGEQGLQAADAKWRAHRADFKPRPADAWAADWRSWVAREHAPGRPNLYAVPGKGPAAPGGMTRAEAHTAALLAALDEPTGTED; the protein is encoded by the coding sequence ATGAGCGGCGAGGCGCGCGAGTGGGTATGGGAGCACAGTTCCAGTCGTGGGACCGCGCGTCTGGTCCTGCTCTCGATCGCCGACCGGGTAGCCGACGAGCAGTGTGTCTCCTGGGCGTCGCTCTCAAGTCTGGCCACGCGCACGCGTGCTTCTGTCTCGACGGTTCGCGAAGCTATCGACCGACTCGTCCACGCCGGTGAGTTGGAGCGCCTCGACGACCTCACCGGCCCGCAGCGCAGCGCGGTCTACCGCCTCCCTCTCGCAGCCCAGGCAGCGGCAGAAATCGCGCAGGAGGAACACGCCAACCCGGCATCGCAGGAGGTAACCGGCGGCGCTCCGATGCTTCGGGTATCGGCCCTGCGGCGGTACGGAATCCGCCCCCGTGAGGTGCCGCAATCTTCTGTGAGGGTCCGGAAACCGGCAGTACCGGAATCCGGCAGGTCCCGGCGGAAACCGGCACCTCGGCGTACCGGTTTCCGGCACAGCGATGTGTCGGAAACCGGCACACAGAACCGTAGTGAACCGGAATTGAACCGTAGGTACAGCAGTGGTGGTGTCGTCCTCCCGGCTGCCGAGTGGCAGCTCGATGACGCCACCCACACCTGGGCCCGCCAGCAGGGACACCTCGACCGCCTCGGCGAGCAGGGCCTCCAGGCGGCCGACGCGAAGTGGCGTGCCCACCGGGCCGACTTCAAGCCACGGCCGGCGGATGCCTGGGCTGCCGACTGGCGCTCGTGGGTCGCCCGAGAGCACGCCCCCGGCCGCCCGAACCTCTACGCCGTGCCCGGCAAGGGCCCGGCTGCGCCAGGGGGCATGACACGGGCCGAGGCCCACACCGCCGCGCTCCTCGCCGCGCTCGACGAGCCGACCGGAACGGAGGACTGA